In one Parus major isolate Abel chromosome 13, Parus_major1.1, whole genome shotgun sequence genomic region, the following are encoded:
- the SLC6A7 gene encoding sodium-dependent proline transporter: MKHVRQQHLRKPVTPDLLVSPSSQDGDLGSECPEDRGNWTGRLDFLLSCIGYCVGLGNVWRFPYRAYTNGGGAFLVPYFIMLAICGIPIFFMELSLGQFSSLGPLAVWKISPLFKGVGMGTILIVSLVAIYYNMIIAYVLFYLFASLTSDLPWQHCGNWWNTELCLDHHVIKAGNNTLPVNISNTVSPSEEYWSRYVLHIQGSSGIGDPGRIRWNLCLCLLLSWTIVYLCILKGVKSSGKVVYFTATFPYLILVMLLIRGVTLEGAWKGIQFYLTPQFDHLLSSKVWIEAALQIFYSLGVGFGGLLTFASYNTFHQNIYRDTFIVTLGNAITSILAGFAIFSVLGYMSQELGVPVNQVAKAGPGLAFVVYPQAMTMLPLSPFWSFLFFFMLLTLGLDSQFAFMETIVTAVTDEFPYYLRPKKASFSAIICIALFLMGLILTTEGGMYWLVLLDDYSAGFGLMVVVITTCLVVTRVYGMKRFCRDIHMMLGFKPGPYFRTCWMVLSPATMMALLVYNIVKYQPSEYGNYRFPTWAEVLGILMGVLSCLMIPMGMVVAVLQEEGTLWERVQQASRPAMDWGPSLEENRTGVYVASLAGSQSPKPLMVHMRKYGGITSYENTAIEVDREMEEDDDEESMI, translated from the exons ATGAAGCACGTTCGGCAGCAGCATCTTCGGAAG CCAGTGACACCAGATCTCCTGGTaagccccagcagccaggatggGGACCTGGGCTCCGAGTGCCCAGAAGACAGAGGGAACTGGACAGGGCGGCTggatttcctcctctcctgcatcGGATACTGCGTGGGCCTTGGGAACGTCTGGAGGTTTCCCTACAGGGCTTACACCAATGGAGGAG gagCTTTCTTGGTTCCTTACTTCATCATGCTAGCCATCTGTGGGATCCCCATCTTCTTCATGGAGCTGTCACTTGGCCAGTTCTCCAGCCTAGGGCCACTCGCAGTCTGGAAGATAAGCCCTCTCTTTAAAG gCGTTGGCATGGGCACGATCCTCATCGTCTCCTTGGTGGCCATTTACTACAATATGATCATTGCTTACGTTCTCTTCTACCTCTTTGCATCCCTCACAAGCGACTTGCCCTGGCAGCACTGTGGCAACTGGTGGAacactgagctgtgcctggACCACCACGTCATCAAGGCGGGGAACAACACCCTCCCCGTCAACATCAGCAACACCGTCAGCCCCAGCGAGGAGTACTGGAG CCGGTATGTCCTGCACATCCAAGGAAGCTCAGGGATTGGGGATCCTGGGAGAATCCGCTGGAACTTGTGTCTGTGCCTGCTTCTTTCTTGGACAATTGTTTATCTGTGCATCCTTAAGGGAGTCAAATCCTCTGGCAAG GTCGTGTACTTCACTGCCACCTTCCCGTACCTCATCCTGGTGATGCTGCTCATTCGTGGCGTGACCCTGGAGGGGGCCTGGAAAGGGATCCAGTTTTACCTCACACCCCAGTTTGATCACTTGCTGTCGTCCAAG GTGTGGATCGAGGCAGCCCTGCAGATTTTCTACTCCCTTGGGGTGGGCTTTGGGGGCCTCCTCACCTTTGCCTCGTACAACACCTTCCATCAGAATATCTACAG GGACACCTTCATAGTGACCCTGGGCAATGCCATTACCAGCATCCTGGCAGGCTTTGCCATCTTCTCCGTTTTGGGATACATGTCCCAGGAGCTTGGGGTCCCTGTTAACCAGGTAGCAAAAGCAG GTCCTGGTCTGGCATTTGTGGTGTACCCCCAGGCCATGACAATGCTCCCCCTTTCTCCATTCTGGTCATTCCTGTTCTTCTTCATGCTGTTAACCTTGGGCCTGGACAGCCAG TTTGCATTCATGGAAACCATCGTTACGGCAGTGACAGACGAATTCCCCTACTACCTGCGGCCAAAGAAAGCTTCCTTCTCAGCTATCATCTGCATTGCCCTCTTCCTGATGGGGCTCATCCTCACAACAGAG GGTGGGATGTACTGGCTGGTCCTCCTGGATGACTACAGCGCTGGCTTTGGTCTCATGGTGGTGGTGATCACTACCTGTCTTGTGGTGACACGTGTCTATG GCATGAAGAGGTTCTGCCGAGATATCCACATGATGCTGGGGTTCAAACCAGGGCCCTACTTCAGAACCTGCTGGATGGTCCTATCCCCGGCAACAATGATG GCTCTGCTGGTGTATAACATTGTCAAATACCAGCCTTCTGAGTATGGCAACTACCGCTTCCCCACCTGGGCAGAGGTCTTGGGCATCCTCATGGGAGTCCTCTCCTGCCTGATGATTCCCATGGGCATGGTGGTGGCTGTGCTCCAAGAAGAAGGGACGCTGTGGGAG CGAGTCCAGCAAGCCAGCCGGCCAGCCATGGACTGgggcccatccctggaggagaACCGCACCGGCGTGTACGTGGCGAGCCTGGCTGGCAGCCAGTCCCCCAAACCCCTGATGGTCCACATGAGGAAATATGGGGGCATCACCAGCTACGAGAACACGGCCATCGAGGTGGACCGGGAGATGGAGGAGGACGACGACGAGGAGTCCATGATATGA